The genomic segment GATGCGTGCAAATGCACATATTGTGTTGTGCTGGTGGAAACGGAGGGAGAGCGGCCGACACCTTTGAACGACGGCCAAAGCGGCTCGTGTCGATGGCGTGATGCACTCAAGTGACGTGTCATCCCTGTCGACGATCAGGCAACGAGACGGTTCTCCAATTTACCAAGCACTCACGAACACGAGACGTCGGCCTGCAACGAAAAGCGCAAGGCTTTCCAGGCCGCCGAAGAACAAAAGCCACGGATATCTTGCGAAGGAGGGTTTCATGGAATTCGGCTACTTCACTCTGAGCGACAACAATTACGAGGACATCACGCGGACGCCGGAAGATTTCATTCTGGAGATCCGCGAGCAGGCGCTGCATGCCGAAAAGCTCGGCATGCATTCGGCCTGGATCGGCGAGCATCATTTCGACTCGCTTGGCGTCAACTCCTGCCCGCACATGGTGCTGGCCTCGATCGTCGCGCAGACCAAGCGCATTCGCATGGCGCCGGCCGTCGCGGTGTTGCCGATGCATCATCCGCTGCGCGTGGCCGAAGAATGGGCGACGCTGGATCTGCTCTCGGGCGGCCGTGTCGATTTCGCCGTCGGTCGTGGTTACGATCGCAAGGAATACGAGCCCTTCGGCGCCGATTACATGACCTCGCTTGAGCGCATGGAAGAGGGCATCGACATCATCAAGAAGGCCTGGGAGACCAACGGCAAGTGGTCGCATAAGGGCCAGTTCTATACGATCGACGACATGGCGATCACGCCGCGGCCGCTGCAAAAGCATGTGCCGTTCTTCATGGCCTGTTTCTCGAAGGCGAGCATGGAGATCGCTGGCCGCAAGGGCATGGACATCATCTTCGCGCCCTTCGCCGCCGCGCTGACCTTCGGCGATCTGGCAACGGCCACGCGCGCCTATCGCGAGGAATGCGAGAAGCACAACAACAAGCCGGGCAAGGCGATGTGCAGCTATTTCATCCACATCGGCGAAGGCAAGGATGAGGAATATGGCCGCGCGCGCCAGATGGCGTATTTCCGCCGCGCGGTGACGCCGGCCATTACGCAGGACCCGTCGAAGTCGCCGCCGTCGATGATGTACATGAACAAGATCGTCGACTTGCTGAAGGACGTGAACGCCGGCGATCTCGGCGAGAAATCGATCCTGCTCGGTTCGGCGCAGAAGATCACCGACTCGCTGAAGCGCGTCGAAGCGGCGGGCATGGAAGAGGTCATCTTGTACTTCAACTGCGGTGGCAAACCGCATTCGATGGTTGTCGAACAGATGGATCAGTTCATGAGCGACGTGGCGCCGCACTTCGCCGGTTCGCACATCAAGGTGCGCGCTGAGGTCGCCGCCTAAGGTCGCGCACAACGGCAAATGAAAGCCCCGGTTCCGATTGGAGCCGGGGTTTTGTTTATGGGTGTCTCTGCTGGCTGCACCCGTCATTGCGAGAAGCGCAGCGACGAAGCAATCCAGAGGCGCGTGCTGAAACGTCAATAATGCCTGTGGCGCTGGTCTATTGACGCTATGGCTCTACATCTTGGCTCTTGGATTGCTTCGCTTCGCTCGCAATGACGGTTCAAGGTGCAGAGTCATGGGCGCAAATAGGCTTGCGCCGCAGGCATTTTCTGATGCGCTGGCACGTGCCCTTGGTTGTTGAAGAACCTCGGTGTCATCCCCGACGGCCGCGCAGCGGCTGAGCGGGGATCCAGAGCAAGCGGTAGAACGCCGATCGCTGCGATGATGCAACGCTTTACCACGCGCCCCTGGCTTCCCGCTCGCGCCTGCGGCGCGTCGGGAATGACACTGAGACGGCGGCACAGATGCGAGAAAGAACAAAACAAGAACATAATTCCGCCGCCCTCCCTCCGTATTTTCGAGCCCGGTTTTATTGCGGCGGGCATCGCAGCCGTAGCGGGAGGAGGGCTCTTGGATCATGCGACACGGACATCGAAGCGGGGCTGTCTGGCAGCACGTTGGCAGCAAGTCGCCTCCCTCCTGATCGCATCTGGGGAGGGGGTGTCGCGCGATTCTGAGGAACAACCCCATGCAAGGGCATTTCCCGGGAAGTTTTCCCTGCCAGAGCTGGGTCAGAACCGAGTTCTAGGCGCGATAGCCGTAGAGCCAGTCCATGCGCGCCATGGCGGCATCGACACTGAGGCGGCGCATGACCATGTCGCGGGCCAAAGCGAGCGGGTTCGACAGGTGATAGATCGAGCCTTGCCGCCGCGAGGCGAGAACGACATCGGAGGCGCGGCGAATGCGGCGTGCCTGATAGGCACGGATGAGGGCGGCGATGTTGCTGCCATGCCGGCTGGCCGCAAGGCCAATTTCGGCCGCGTCCTCGATGGCAAGCGCTGCGCCCTGGGCGAGGAAGGGCAGGACGGGATGCGCGGCATCCCCGAGCAGCACGGCCCGTTCCAGCGCCCAACGATCGACGGTGTTGCGGTCGAACAGCGGCCAGCGGCGCCATTCCTTCACCGCGCCAATCAGCTCCTGCGCATCGGCATGCCAATTGGCGAAGCGGGCGCGGACGAACTGCGCGTCGCCCTCGGTCTGCCAGAATTGTCGATCGTCGTCGCCGCGCCAGCGGTCCTCGACGATGGCGACGATATTGACCACGTCGCCGCCCCGCAGCGGATAGTGGACGAGATGCGCGCGTGGGCCGAGCCAGAGATTGGAGGCGAGCATCAGCGCGAAGGCGGGGGCGTTCTGGGCCGGCAGCAGGGCCCGCCAAGCCGAGCGGCCGGAATAGACCGGGCGGTCGCTGAGGCCGAGGCCGAGCCGCTCGCGCACGGTGGAGCGCAGGCCGTCGGCGCCGATCAGCAGATGGCCGTCATAGCGCACCTGCTCGCCGTTGCGGGTGGCGCCCACCTGGATGCCGCCGGTCAGGGTGGTGAAGCCGAGAACCTCGGTATTGGTCTCGACGCTAATGTCGGGCGAGCGCGCCGCTTCCTCAAGCAGCAGGCGCTGCAGATCGGCGCGATGGACGACCAGATGCGGTGCGCCCCAGCGGGTTTCAGCCAGGGCGCCGAAGGGCATGCGCATCAGCTGCGTGCCATCGGAGGCGCGACGGACGTGGAGGGCTTCCGGGGTCAGGGCGACGCGATGCAGCCGCTCGAGCAGGCCGAGGTCGCGCAGGATGCTGGTGGCATTGGCGGAGAGCTGCAGGCCGGCGCCGACCTCGTCGAGCATGGCGGCGCGTTCCAGCACGCTGACGCGAAATCCCGCGCGCGACAGAGCCAGCGCGGCGGTCAAACCACCGATGCCGGCACCGGCGATGATCGCGTGGGTTTTCTCGCTCAAGGGAACATCCAGCCCTGGAAACATCCAGCCCTTGAGAGCTGTTCCGGCCCCGCTAGAATCGGAATCGTGCCCTCATTTCCTATTTTGACGCATTTTTCGCGCGAACCGATACCCACTTCGCTTGAAAATGCTCGGCAAAATGCTCGACCAATGACTTGGGCTTGGTCAGGCGGCGCGGGCCTTCACTTCGCATTCGGCCGGGTCGGAATGGCCGTGCAGGGCGGGTTCGTAGATGTAGCGGGTCGAGCAATAGGGGCAGATCGACTCCTGATCGCCGCCCATATCGATGAAAATATGGGGATGGTCGAAGGGCGGCAGGGCGCCGATGCACATGAATTCCTTGGCGCCGACGCGCACCGCCGGAACGCCCGGCTGGTTGTGAAAATGGGGGGTGGCGTGGTCGGCCATGGAAAATTCCTCGATCCTCGGATATTGCGTTGCACCTTAGAGAAGGATGGCCCCCTTGGGTAGAGGGCTTTCGGCCGCAACAGGACGGGGGGAACCCCGCTGGAGATGGGCTTCATGCAGTTTTTTTCGTCCAATGGCGTGCGTATTGCCTATATCGACGTTCCCGCCGCCGGCAACGACCGGAATCAGCCCATCGTCCTGGTGCATGGCTTTGCCTCGAACCACGCGGTCAACTGGGTTTTTCCACAGTGGGTCAAGACGCTCACCCAGGACGGACGGCGGGTGATCGCGCTCGACAATCGCGGCCATGGCGAAAGTGAGAAGCTTTATGATCCGGCCGCCTACAGCCGGGCGATGATGGCCGGCGACGTCGTCAACCTGATGGATCACCTTGGCCTGCCGCAGGCCGATGTCATGGGCTATTCGATGGGCGCGCGCATCACCGCGCATCTGGCGCATGATCATCCCGAACGGGTGAGCCGGGCGGTGTTCGGCGGCCTTGGCCTCAATCTGGTGCAAGGCGGCGCGCTGCCGCAGGGCGTCGCCGATGCATTGGAAGCGCCCACGGGCGAGGGCCTGACCGATCCGATGCAGAAGATGTTCCGGCGCTTCGCCGAAGCGACGAAGAGCGATCTGCGCGCGCTCGCCGCCTGCATGCGTGGCACGCGCCAGAGCATGAGCGAACAGGACATGGCGGAGATCACCTGTCCGGTGCTCGTGGCTGTCGGCACCAAGGATGATGTCTCGGGCGATGGTCCGGCACTGGCGCGCATGCTGCCGCAGGGTCAGTCGCTCGCCA from the Beijerinckia sp. 28-YEA-48 genome contains:
- a CDS encoding LLM class flavin-dependent oxidoreductase; its protein translation is MEFGYFTLSDNNYEDITRTPEDFILEIREQALHAEKLGMHSAWIGEHHFDSLGVNSCPHMVLASIVAQTKRIRMAPAVAVLPMHHPLRVAEEWATLDLLSGGRVDFAVGRGYDRKEYEPFGADYMTSLERMEEGIDIIKKAWETNGKWSHKGQFYTIDDMAITPRPLQKHVPFFMACFSKASMEIAGRKGMDIIFAPFAAALTFGDLATATRAYREECEKHNNKPGKAMCSYFIHIGEGKDEEYGRARQMAYFRRAVTPAITQDPSKSPPSMMYMNKIVDLLKDVNAGDLGEKSILLGSAQKITDSLKRVEAAGMEEVILYFNCGGKPHSMVVEQMDQFMSDVAPHFAGSHIKVRAEVAA
- a CDS encoding FAD-dependent monooxygenase; protein product: MSEKTHAIIAGAGIGGLTAALALSRAGFRVSVLERAAMLDEVGAGLQLSANATSILRDLGLLERLHRVALTPEALHVRRASDGTQLMRMPFGALAETRWGAPHLVVHRADLQRLLLEEAARSPDISVETNTEVLGFTTLTGGIQVGATRNGEQVRYDGHLLIGADGLRSTVRERLGLGLSDRPVYSGRSAWRALLPAQNAPAFALMLASNLWLGPRAHLVHYPLRGGDVVNIVAIVEDRWRGDDDRQFWQTEGDAQFVRARFANWHADAQELIGAVKEWRRWPLFDRNTVDRWALERAVLLGDAAHPVLPFLAQGAALAIEDAAEIGLAASRHGSNIAALIRAYQARRIRRASDVVLASRRQGSIYHLSNPLALARDMVMRRLSVDAAMARMDWLYGYRA
- a CDS encoding zinc-finger domain-containing protein, which translates into the protein MADHATPHFHNQPGVPAVRVGAKEFMCIGALPPFDHPHIFIDMGGDQESICPYCSTRYIYEPALHGHSDPAECEVKARAA
- a CDS encoding alpha/beta hydrolase, with the protein product MQFFSSNGVRIAYIDVPAAGNDRNQPIVLVHGFASNHAVNWVFPQWVKTLTQDGRRVIALDNRGHGESEKLYDPAAYSRAMMAGDVVNLMDHLGLPQADVMGYSMGARITAHLAHDHPERVSRAVFGGLGLNLVQGGALPQGVADALEAPTGEGLTDPMQKMFRRFAEATKSDLRALAACMRGTRQSMSEQDMAEITCPVLVAVGTKDDVSGDGPALARMLPQGQSLAIPDRDHNLAVGDKTYKQGVLAFLA